TATCCTCATTCTTACATAGGCAGAGTATGAAGTAACCCCTGATGAAAAACTAAAAGAGTGTGGGCAGCTCCTGATTGAGAAGTATTTGACCCCTAAGGTAAGTTTTGCAATAGCTAAACAAAGGGAAAGTTGCCTTAATGAGAGCTGCACTTGCCCTAGACCAAGCTGGGTCAAGGACACGCCTAAATATTACCAACAGGGAGTAAACATTGGAACCTGGGCCTGGCATTAGCtcgcagcaggggtggggagctgcgGACCTCCGAGGACTTACACCAGGTTTAATTTTAAGTGCCTGGCACTCCAAGAGCTAATACCAAGAATAAGAAGCATCCACCATGTCCCACAGGCTCTCCCCATAATAGAGCAATACTATGTCTGGAGCCAGAGGCATTTGGGAGGAAAGGTAGTAGTGGCAGCATCTGTCCAGCACTTGTCCTTTCACTGCCAGGTACTcggaagaaaaaaattatttgtgcCAGCACTGCTGCCTCCCCCAAGTGTTAACCTGACCCCCCAGCAAGCTTGGCATTATTACAATCTTTTTAAATTTTCAGGGCCTGGTGATGAAGGGAAAGCACAAGGTTGGGCAGCTGCCATAGCCACACCCTGCCACATTCCCCTGGTGCTGTCCACCCCTGCCACTCTGTATGCTCGCTGGGGGTCACCCCATGATGGTGCTTTGGAGGGGCCCAGAGGCACCTTGCCCAGGAGCCCCTTCAAACCTGGTGCTGAACCTGACTCTATCAGTCTGTTAGTAGTACCTTCTCCATGGTGATGCCCCAAATTTGGAACAGCTTCTTACATGAGGGGCACTTGGTGCTAACTTCATTGACATTCCAGGGTCAGACTCAGGCCTTCCTGGTTTACCCAGGCATTTACAAATACTTAGTTGCTGCAGTAATGAATATGTAATTATTGTGGTTAGATTATCTGGTCTCACTATTCATTGTTTTCTTGTATTGTTGATTGCATTAATAATGCTGTTACCTGCTCTGGGATTtatgggaagggcagggtatgaatTCATAGATATAAAAAACAACAGAACTCTGATTTTCCTGTCTACCCTCAGGGTGTGGATCATGTGCCTGAAGTGCCCTTGGAGCTAGTTAATCTGTGTTCTAAGCGACTGGAGCAGGAACCGGGTAAAGAACTCTTTAAGGAATCTACCAAGTGAGTGGGGGGATTGGGAGGAATTTGTCTCATGATGTGCACATTTCCCAGGACACTAGTCACTGATTATCTAGTAGGGGCTAACTTTGCAGACAACCTGTTGCATCTGTAATTGGGTTGTCACCAGCAAGCCTTGGAATTCATTGCATATGTACTGTTTATTTCCCTGCTGTAGGAGAGCCAGTGGGTGTCATCATGTTGTGTATAGGTGTCTTATAAGGTTATTAATATTTGAGTTGCTAGATGGCTTACCTTGCTCTTGATGGTGAATGGAAAAGGAGTCACCCCAGACTGTTGTGATGATGCTTTTGGCTTGTATTCTGTCTCCCTTGGGAACAATGTACTTTCATTAGAAGTCCCAGGGCatagtctgaaggcacatgatgcaGCAGCCTTTGCTGAAGCCAAGCAGGTATTATCTGGTTAATACCTAGATGGAAGACTGGCTGCCTGAGAGCCATATGTATACcatcttgatttcagtggaagaaaggcagggttTAAATAAGACCTACCTTTAAAACATCTCTCACTACCTTGGCAGCAAATATCAGACCAGGCTTGGATGATTGCAGATAACATTGTGGTGGCACTTTGTACTGAGGGCAGTGGTGGTGCTTGGAAGCTATGGCAGTATCAAAAGGAGTTTTCTTAAAAGTGAGCCTTGCCTAGAGTACTCTGCCTTTGTGCTGTTCATCTTGCTGCATTTGCCCATATAATTCAGATTTCTGGCCCCAGGTCTTGCTGCTGCAGCTGTGCAAAAAGCTCTGGCAGTGACCTTCGTGGCTGTGGTGTATGAACAAAGAGCCTCTGATCTGGAGCCCTGCTTTCTCTGGCAGCCTCTGAAAAGGGAAGTAACCATCATATTTCTTCCTATTGCTCTCCAGATTGGATAGCATGTTGCCTGAGCCTTCTCAATGTCTGCTGTCTCTGGCAGTCTCCTGGCCTTATGATCAAAGCCCCTGAAGCATCTCAAGCTTTAAAACTTGATGTTCatttcagctttttttttctcccagaGGTGCCTCAGGTTCTGTTCTCTTTATTTTGTGGCACAGGGAAACCTCACTGTTTCTGATGGGTTCCGCTTCCTTCCTCTAGGCTCATCCATGACTACCTTAGTGTGGCGCCTTTTGCTGACTACCTTGACAGCATCTACTTCAACCGTTTCCTGCAATGGAAATATCTGGAAAGGTAAACCTCCACTTTGCTATGGGGTCAGAGATAAGTGTAGCTTTGCTTTTCAATCTAATGCCCTTGATACTTTCACTGATAAGTGAAAGAGAAAATGCTAGCTGGTGACTCCTGGTCATATAGTGAGAACAAGTCCTCTTCAATATCactttttgcttttcattttgtcAGCCTTGAAACTTGCTAACCATGTAGTCTTAATCCATGCTATATTCTAGTTCGTCAAGCTTGTGTGTATACTATGCCTTGCATAAACTGCAGAACAACGGGCTGAATCCAGCACTTTCCATGTGTGAGTGAAACATGTATGCTTGTGTAGTGAGACTtcactttcctctgctctttcatgACTCCTCTCCTTTGCAGACCCcagaatctgctccagagggctgaCAGGAGTCTGCTCACACCACGTTGGATTCTGCCCAAAAGCAGTTTTGCACCATGGGGGATCAGGATAACCATTTTACTGTTTTTAGTGGACTACTTTCAGTTCATCTCGTTTCCTCTGTTCTCTTTTCAGGCAGCATGTGACCAAGAACACTTTCCGCCAGTATCGCGTACTAGGAAAGGGAGGCTTTGGAGAGGTATGTAGTCTGAGCAATGTAGAGAAGGTAGCCCCATGTCTGCTTCAAGAATCTATAGGGCATGGAAAAATTTTCTCTCACACAGAATAAGAGTCCTATATGAAGGGACTCTTGGTCACCTAAGATGCTGATACCTAGAATTATTTAGCTGAATGTTGGGTGGCATTTTGCTGACTGTTAAGTATCTTTTATGCTCCTTTTACATGCAGCACTTCACAAGCAGAAGAATACTAGGTGTGACTTGGGAGTGATTCAACAGGACTGAGTCCTTCAACCATTCATTTTGGATTTGATTCTGAGCTCTGAGTTTGTCACATTCTTGTTACAGCAACACAATTGTGAACCAATTTTTCCAGTGAAAGTTTGGGCTTTCCTGGTGTGCCACAATAAACCATTTACTTAATCTCTATGGTACCACATCACTTTTGCTTTCAGTATCTCAAAGTGAGAGTAATGATTTTGGGATCCAATAACCCCCTTATCAGAGCCTATATACTCCAAGAGTTACCTGCCctattataatttatttgtttttcttcttccctcaagGTGTGTGCTTGCCAGGTGCGGGCCACCGGGAAGATGTACGCCTGCAAGAAGCTTGAGAAAAAGCGGATAAAAAAGCGgaagggggaagccatggctttgAATGAGAAGCAAATACTGGAGAAAGTGAACAGTAGGTTTGTAGTAAGTACATAGGAACTGCTTTACTTCTGCACTGAGGCTGAGACAGGACGTGGCCATGTCTTTGACTCTCTCACCCTGGTGAAACAATTGTGACTAATTCAGGGGAGGACTGCAATATGTGGAATCTTACCCAGATGGCAAGAAAAGGATAAGGCTGTTGGACTTACATTTCTGGGCCATAAGTCCGCATTACTGCATTTGCAGACTAGGATCTGGCTGTATAGAGATCCCTTTAGTAATAGCCAGCTCATGCAGGTTCTTCACTTACCAGAGATGTTGTGGGGAAGATACAGAGAATCATTATTTTTCATACAATATTATGCAGAAAACTTTCCCTCCCTTTTAAGCTTTAATGCATGACCACAAATGTGCCATGGCTGCTTTTCCATGGCTTCGTCTCTCACTGCCACTGCAACACTTGAAAGTTATGGTCATATGAACAGGGCCAGTTTTGTGGGCCTTTCCCACTCAGTTGTCTGCCTCTTCTAGCCAGGCAACTATCAGGAGGGAGGAACCTACACAGTTGGCTTTTTGAAGAATTGTGATGATATAATAAAGGTACATTACTCTGGGGTCTGGCTGGATTTATCTGTCTTACTGAAGGGGACGAGAGTGATAAGGGAATAGTGCTTCATTTAGTGCATTCCCCCCCAGCATGGTGGCCTCCATATtttttcaactacaactcccatcagctctttgCTAatcaggaatgctgggagttgtagccctaAATATTTGAAGGGTACTGAGTTGGGGAAGGCTACTCCAGTGGCTGAAAAGTGCCCTGGCAGCAATTGTAGCTCGGCTACTCTTTTTGTTCTCTCCATCTGCAACTTACTATCATGTAGAGACCCATTGCTATTAACCCTACTCCCTCCATACTTTTCAGCTCCTCCTCACCTCTTACCCAAAAAGCTTTATGCAAAGTTAACTCTTCCTGTGTACAGGATGCGTAAATTATCCTGCATCTTGTTTTGAGCATCTATTTTGTTGTGTATAGCTGGTGCAGAATTGTGCCAGTTGTATGTAGGTGCTATGCTGTGCAAGGCTGTTCTGCTTTTCTAGTGGTTGACTGGCCTGCTTGTTTTGTAGGTGAGTCTGGCCTATGCATATGAAACAAAAGATGCCTTGTGCTTGGTCCTGACTCTCATGAACGGAGGGGACCTGAAGTTCCACATTTACCACATGGGAGAAGCCGGTTTTGAGGAGCCACGGGCTGTTTTCTATGCTGCTGAAATCTGCTGTGGCTTGGAAGACCTCCACCATGAAAGGATAGTTTACAGGTGAGAACAGTCTTTTCTCCCAGGTGCAGCTGGGGGTCACACTGGGGTTTTATGTTAACAAGGATTTGTGCAATATCTTAAGCACTGCTACTATATTGTAAAAGCAGTTGTTCAGAATTTAGCGAGGAAATCTGTGAGGCAGGACTAGTTTCCCAGAACTCACCAGCACAGGTTTTCATTCTCCTTCCAAGCTGAGAATCCAAAACATATCAGACTCTCATTAATGCtcaagaggaagaaagaaggggggggaattgtaCTGGGAAAGTGGCTCTGCCTCACAAATTTTCCATATGTGAAAGGTATGGCTATATAGCTCATATTTTCCTGTGATATTGGCATCACTAATTCTTGCTTATATGTTTTATGATGCTTCTCCTCTGCTTGTCCTGGAGAAGCAACCCATTGAGGTCTTACACAATCTATTTTCCTCCATCAGGGACCTGAAGCCAGAAAATATATTGTTGGATGACCATGGTGAGTAAATGTCTGTTCTAAACACTCTGGCTTCACTGCTATCTCTGCAGTTTTTATATCAGATTTTGTTCTGGGTTGAGGGAAATCTGCAAACTGCACACTTGCATGACTCACTTTCCTTTGATAAGGTCACATCCGCATTTCTGACCTGGGCCTCGCAGTTTATGTTCCGGAGGGACAGACGATAAAAGGTCGGGTGGGAACAGTTGGCTACATGGGTGAGTATGCAAGAAATGCCCTATTGAATTGACTGGGGTCAACGTGGAGACCATGAAGCGCAGCAGCTAAGGACCCTGGGTAAAAGCAACATCTTGTCAAAGTTTGCAGTTCAGAACAATAGTGGGTGCTACTGTAGTATGTTGGAAATCCAGTGAAACTTAAACCCTAAGCTTAGGTTCGACATTCTGGTAAGATATTAGTTTCCTAAGAAGATAAATTATCAGTTAAATCTTTAAGTTTGACTCAGAAAGTGCATTTGTCTTCATTGCTGTGTAATCCATTTCACTACTTCTATTTTGGCAATACCTTACTTGATCCTAAGCATTCCTTCTCTTCAATTACATTTGGGCCCTAAGTTTTGTAGGAAATTAGATGGAGGTGAATTAATTCTTTTTACAGTGCTTATAAAACAAACAagctcctttgtttctgcaaagctGTAATTTTGTACACTTTGGGACTAACATTTTCCTCGTGTCCAAACAGCAGCAGTCTAGATAACAAAATTGTGCAAGAATTGGCACCCCTTTCGAGTGTCGGAACAAGGATGCATTGGATTAGGGAGAACTGGCAAAGCAAGTGGAGTTCGGTGTTGCTGTTGACTTGTGGTGCCATGTTCTGTACAAATTCTTTCCAGTTACTGCAAGCCAAAAACATGGTGGTGGTGAAAATACAGTATTGGTATGGTGCCAGTTAGCCTACGTTCTCTTAATTAGTATATCTTGGTAGATGTTCTACAGACATTGACTCTTCCTTGCATTGTTAGGCTgttaggagggggggaaaggaggatgGTATTTGAGACATTGTTGGGCAATGTGGAAGGATGAAGGGAGGAATTAAACATCATGCTCTGTTGAACTTTCCATCTGCACAACCTTTTAagtttgccagatggaacaaccccctctgttctgggggttctcccatctcctcctcccaccaaGTTTGAGGAGTGCCTAGGCAGGgacgaaactaggctttatttcactcaggtcaaagacccagtttggcacaagCACacgcatttgcacacacacacacacacacacacacacacacacacagagagagagagagagagactggaagCCTCAACGGTGCCCCTCTGGcagcttcacctggggcaaaaacctggctagccgccaccaccacaccatagctatggctctggattttggggggggcaccttgcacagggcttctgctgatggggaatcattaggtgaatcctgccaaGGACTAAAGTACATCACAAAGGTGTACAGGATGAGATGGCTCCTCTTTGTGGCACATCACTGAACCCTAGCTGGGGGACTGTTAAGCATTCCATTTcctgtctgctgctgcttcttaaaGCAGTTGCAAGTGCTGTACTTACACTGCCACTACATTAAACATGAGATTTGGAATTGCGCTTGGCAACACAAGCATAAGTTTGACCAGTTCTATTGAGCTCATGGCTAGCTGCCTGAACATTGCCTCAATGCTATCTATGTTGATGGGCAATGGCTCACTAGGGTTACAGATTTTCCCAGCTGTACATGGAGATACTAGGATCTGAATCTGGGACCTATTGTGTGCAAATCATGTTCCCCTTCACTGAGCTACAAACTTTCCCTTAACACTCAGTACCATGCATTTGAAGAATATCCACAGGCCTGTTCAAATGGTTCTTACTTTTGCAGCTCCTGAAGTTGTGAAGAATGAGCGGTACACATTCAGCCCTGACTGGTGGGCCTTAGGATGCTTGCTATATGAGATGATTGAGGGCCAGTCTCCATTTCAGCAGCGCAGGAAGAAGATTAAGCGTGAAGAAGTGGAACGCCTGGTGAAGGATGTGCAGGAAGAGTATTCTGAGAAGTTCTCACCTGCTTCCCGTTCTCTCTGTTCCATGGTACATATATTGTCTCATCCTTCAGCTAGTTACCCTCCTTTTAGCATTTAAAGGGGGTGCCTGCTCACTTCTGAGAGGGCTCTGGGTACGTTGAGAAAGCTGTACCTGCTCACTGGACACTAACTTCAGAGTAGTGCAGTACACCATAACTTTTGTTTCGGTACTAGATCTCATTTTGTGTATATGACATCTCCAGAGCCAGGTGCAGCCAGGAAATTAAGGCAGTGTACCTTTGTGATATGAACAAAAATTGTAAAAATACTTCTGTTCAGGGCAGTTGTAGCTCGGTAGAAGTTTAGAGTCGGACTCAGAAAACTTCCATCTCATCTGTACTCAATAGTTCTTCATCCCTCTTCAACCTGGCTCCTGGAACATTTTTATTTGCAATAAGAGTAGGGTATGGTGCAATATGGCCTAGCAGCAACTGTGACATGATCCTAGATCCCTTCCTAGAATACCTACCTACCTGGCATCAAGCAGTTAAATATTTTAAGCTTTCCCTTGTCTCATCCTGTTAATTTATTCTCTCAGTTAGCTTATGGGAGCTTAAACAATTAAAGGAAACCTCAGTCATAACCAATGCAGAGGGTTCCATTCAAGCAGGAGGTCTCCGAAGTGTCACTTACCAATTAAATACACATCAATATTTTCAAAAATCCCTTCTCATTTTTTAGTAAATGTAAAGAGATTGGTAGAAGAACTGAGGGTGGGGTATGAAATCATGTGAGTGCTCTGTGTCCCAGTCATCAATCTTGTTGCATACATAATAGTCTCAGATGTTTGGAAGAATTAGCAAGCCTTATTTACTTCTTTCCTCCACACTATAACTCACTTTACATAGCTAAGagttttcacattttgcaagAGGCTTGAATAAGCAATGGTTGGTTGGGAGGGAGGTTGCTTGCTCATGTAAGAAACTTTTATGTCCTTCAATATGCAGATTGATATGTACGATAATCCATGCTTCCTGTGATTATCCAGGATACCCTAGAATGCAGCTATTGGACTAGACCCTTCCCCTCCAGCAGCCTTCTTTTTGTCTCTCAGTGTACAAGATACATTCATTCTGTATTGTAACTTCTG
Above is a window of Zootoca vivipara chromosome 2, rZooViv1.1, whole genome shotgun sequence DNA encoding:
- the GRK6 gene encoding G protein-coupled receptor kinase 6, which gives rise to MELENIVANTVLLKAREGGGGNRKGKSKKWRQMLQFPHISQCEDLRRTLERDYHSLCEKQPIGRLLFRLFCETRLELMHCVKFLDAVAEYEVTPDEKLKECGQLLIEKYLTPKGVDHVPEVPLELVNLCSKRLEQEPGKELFKESTKLIHDYLSVAPFADYLDSIYFNRFLQWKYLERQHVTKNTFRQYRVLGKGGFGEVCACQVRATGKMYACKKLEKKRIKKRKGEAMALNEKQILEKVNSRFVVSLAYAYETKDALCLVLTLMNGGDLKFHIYHMGEAGFEEPRAVFYAAEICCGLEDLHHERIVYRDLKPENILLDDHGHIRISDLGLAVYVPEGQTIKGRVGTVGYMAPEVVKNERYTFSPDWWALGCLLYEMIEGQSPFQQRRKKIKREEVERLVKDVQEEYSEKFSPASRSLCSMLLCKDPLERLGCRGAGAQEVKEHPLFKHLNFKRLEAGMLDPPFKPDPQAIYCKDVLDIEQFSTVKGVELEPTDHDFYHKFATGSVPIPWQNEMIDTECFKELNVFGSDGAIPPDLDWKGQQPIQPKKGLLQRLFSRQDCCGNCSESEEEPTRL